In Oryctolagus cuniculus chromosome X, mOryCun1.1, whole genome shotgun sequence, a single window of DNA contains:
- the LOC100353306 gene encoding melanoma-associated antigen B2: MPRGQKSKLRARERRRQARSGTQEPKGAQATAAEDAELPSTSSADVGVASPSSSASGLPQGLQRAPPTTTTRRGHVSRKRSGKGAKRQGEESENPLQASASHESASRDPLSRKAGLLMQFMLYKYKLKEPIKRVELLKIISRQFRQHFPEILKKASERLELVFGLELQEDKPKGQLYTLVPKLEVSKDGSQSSVWGFPRNGLLMPLLGVIFLNENCASEEEIWEFLNVLGVYDGKKHLIFGEPRKLITKDLVQEEYLEYQQVPNSDPPRYQFLWGPRAHAETSKMKVLQFLARVNNTDPTAFPSLYEEAVNDEKEKARARAAATSAITKAGQGPRAKADSSSHP, encoded by the coding sequence ATGCCTCGGGGCCAGAAGAGCAAGCTCCGTGCCCGTGAGAGACGCCGCCAGGCCCGAAGTGGAACCCAGGAGCCCAAGGGCGCTCAGGCCACCGCAGCAGAGGATGCAGAGTTACCCTCTACTTCCTCTGCTGATGTGGGGGTTGCTTCCCCCAGTTCCTCTGCCTCTGGTTTACCCCAGGGACTTCAGAgggccccacccaccaccaccactcgtAGGGGCCATGTTTCCCGCAAAAGATCTGGTAAAGGTGCCAAGAGACAAGGTGAGGAAAGTGAAAATCCTCTCCAGGCCTCAGCCTCCCATGAGAGTGCAAGCAGAGATCCTTTAAGTAGAAAGGCAGGATTGTTGATGCAGTTCATGCTATACAAGTATAAACTGAAAGAGCCCATTAAGAGGGTAGAGTTGCTAAAGATTATCAGCAGACAGTTCAGGCAGCACTTCCCTGAGATCCTTAAGAAAGCCTCTGAGCGCCTAGAGCTGGTATTTGGCCTTGAGTTGCAGGAAGACAAACCCAAAGGTCAACTCTATACCCTTGTCCCTAAACTAGAGGTCTCCAAAGATGGGAGCCAAAGTAGTGTCTGGGGCTTCCCCAGGAATGGGCTTCTGATGCCACTCCTGGGGGTGATATTCTTAAATGAAAACTGTGCCTCTGAGGAGGAGATTTGGGAATTCCTGAATGTTTTAGGGGTGTATGATGGGAAGAAGCACTTAATCTTTGGAGAGCCCCGAAAGCTCATCACCAAAGATCTGGTGCAGGAAGAATACCTGGAGTACCAGCAGGTGCCCAACAGTGATCCTCCTCGCTACCAATTCCTTTGGGGTCCCAGAGCCCATGCTGAAACTAGCAAGATGAAAGTCTTGCAGTTTCTAGCCAGGGTCAATAATACTGACCCCACAGCCTTCCCAAGCCTTTATGAAGAGGCTGTGAACgatgagaaagagaaagcccGAGCCAGAGCTGCAGCCACGTCTGCTATTACCAAGGCTGGTCAGGGTCCCAGGGCCAAGGCTGACAGCAGCTCTCACCCATAG